The DNA window GCGGTTCAAAAAGCAGCAGAAGAAAAAATTGTAGAAATTGATAAGAATGACAAATTATCAGCAGAAGAAAAAGCTGAAGCAAAAGCAGAAGTAGCCAAAGCAGCAATCAAAGCAGTGACTGCAATTCAAGAAGCAAAAGACCAAGCAACGGTGAATACAGCAGAAGAGACAGGAGTAAAAGCAATTAAAGCAGTAACTCCAGTAGGAAAAGCAAAAGCATTGGATGCGATTCAAAAAGCAACAGAAGAAAAAATTGCAGAAATCGATAAGAATGATAAATTATCAGCAGAAGAAAAAGCTAAAGCAAAAGCAGAAGTAGCAAAAGCAGCTACTGAAGCAGTAGAAGCAATCCAAAAAGCAGAAACACAAGATGCAGTAGATGCAGCTCAAGCAAAAGGAGAAACAGCTATTAAAGCAGTAAATCCAATTGGAAAAGCATTAAATGGACAACCAACAAATAAAGATGCCTTAACAAAAGCTACAACAACAGAAGCAGAGGCAATAAAAGGAAGTCCAGCATACTACAATGCAGATGAAACTAAGAAAGCAACATATGATAAAGCATTAGAAGAAGCTAAGAAAGTACTAGCAAAAGCAAATGCAACACAAGCAGAAGTAGATGCAGCATTAAAAGCGTTAGAAGAAGCGAAAGCAGCATTAAATGGACAACCAACAAATAAAGATGCCTTAACAAAAGCTACAACAACAGAAGCAGAGGCAACAAAAGGAAGTCCAGCATACTACAATGCAGAAGAAGCTAAGAAAGCAGCATACGATAAAGCATTAGAAGAAGCTAAGAAAGTACTAGCAAAAGCAAATGCAACGCAAGCGGAAGTAGATGCAGCATTAAAAGCGTTAGAAGAAGCGAGAGCAGCATTAAATGGAGTAGAAACTTACAAAATTAATCCAACGATTAATGAAGTTGAAGAGTTTGATTTATCAAAACTATTAGTTAAAGGAATTGTTGTTGTTAAAAAAGGACAAGATTTGACAGAAAAAGACATTAGATCTAAGTTAAACTTACCTGATGGAGTGGATATAGTTGAAATCGAGTATCCAAATACTAATACTTTAGGTAAAAAAGTTGCGAAAGTTACATTTAGAGGAAACGATGGTAATTTATTTACTATTGAAGTACCAATAGAAGTAGTTGAAAATACAACTAATACTGATGAAACAAATAACAATAGATATTCAGAAGGAAGAGTTCTAGTAAATAAAAATACAGAGCAAACTAATAAAGAAGGATTAAAAGCTTCTAAAAATATGCTACCAAATACAGGGACAACTGAAACTAATACTGGATTAGCAGGATTAGGATTAGGAATCTTAGGAGCGTTACTTGCTGCAACAAAACGTCGTAAAGAAAAATAAAATATCAATATTAGAAATTCTAGGTATCAATAACCTAGAGTTTCTTTTTTTATGTAGCTTTGTAAGTGAGGATTATTTTTAAGAACGTTATGTCTAAGTGAATAATATAAGTTTGAGAGACTTTTAGGAAATATTAGATCTGATAAAAATAAAAAAATATCGACTAAAACAAGATTGTTTTAGTCGATTATTTTTTATCTAAAATTAACAAGCCTTAATATTTTATCAAAATATGAATAATGATTTTCTAAAATGTCTTTCTCTTCTTTAACAAGTTCAGGTTCATCGGTAATAATACCATCTGCGGGACTCTGTAAATATTTAGTGATTAAAGCTGGATTGTTTATAGTCCATACAAAAACGTGTTTATTTTCTTTTCTAGCTTGCTCCACTAGATGATCTCTATAAGAGAAGTCTTCTATTACAAAAAAGTCAACGTTACTATGATGAAAATTTCCGAATTGAAGAGGAATAACATAACCTGTTTCCAAGTTTGGTACTTTTGTTTCTAGTTCTTCCATAACTTTAGAGTTTAGTGACATAAACTTATAATTTTCAAGTTTTAATCTCTTAACTTCATCAATTAATATGTCGATATAATTAGGTGGTTCTGCTCCATGAGGTTTAAGTTCGATTACAAGATTCATATTTAATTCTTTCGCTTTATTTACAAATTCTTCTAACGATGGAATTTTACTAGAAAAATCACCTTGTTTAATTGTTAAACCTACTACTTCATCAAAATTCATATCTTGAACACGTTTATTCAATCCTACAAGTCTTTTCAAATTGAAATCATGCATTACTACAAATTTATTGTCTTTTGTTAGAATAATATCAAATTCAACGTAATCGGCACCAACTTCAGCTGCCCCTTCAAGTGCTTCAATTGAATTCTCTACACCTTTAGCAACATATCCACGGTGAGCAATAGTCTTAATATTTTTATTAACTCCATTTCCATATATATTAAAACCATTTATAAGAACCGCAACAACTATAATTACTGTGGTAAATGTTACTACCAGCCTTGATTTTTTCTTATTTTCATTAAGATTATTAACAAGTTTTTCGGATATTTCATTATGATCTATTAGAACAGTTATTAATGAAGTTATAACCGTTATTTTAGAAATTACACCTAAAAAGAAGATAATTCCACTTACCGAAGAGAAAAATAGTGTCTGTATAATTGGATTATTACCGTCATTATCAAAATAGATACAAATGTATGTAATTACACCAGTTAAAACTGCGGCAATTAATAAATATATTATTTCAAATAATAGTATAGTGAAGACAAGTTTTCTTTTGCCAGTTTTTGTAAGTTCCCAACTTCTTTTAATACTATCTAGTATATTTTCATCTCCAACAGCAGTTAGTGGAAGGGTGAAGATTAGTCTAAGATTCAGATAAGCAAAAACTATCATAATTAAGCCCCATATAATAAGCCCACTGTTAGTCTTCATAATCTCACTACTTATAAATTTTGGTATAAATAAATTCTTTGCAAGAACAGATTTTACCCCAAGATTTATCGTAGGTATGGTTATTAAAAAGTAGAATATAAAAAATAAGGTTTGAAACCCTGCAAGATTCTTTGTCTTATTCCACGCATTATCTAATATACTTCGAAAAGAGTATTGCTTTTCTGTTAATTGACCGTAAATGGTAAAGGTCAATATAGAAAACTCAATAAACATAAAAAATGCTACAATTAGAACTAGTAAGTTCAAAATCACAAAACTATAGGGATTAGTAAGGATATGTAGAATATTGTTTTTATCTAAATGTTCTTCACCTGCAAGTGTAAGAGCAAGTTGAAAAATTCTAGAAATAATCCATAAACCACAAATAAGCATTAGTTGAATAATTGCGGCAATAGATATATATGTAAATTTATAACGATTTATATTTTTTAGTACATTGGAAAATAAATTATAAATCTTAAAATCCATGACGGCCTCACTTTATATAGTATTTTATGCTATTTGATTATATCAAAATTACTATTTTCAAGCAAGAAATAGAAGTGTTAAAAAATAGATATGGTAACGTTACTTTTCTTCTTGACATTTATATGGTAAGAGGTGTAGAATAAAAAGTAACGTTACTATTCTTGTTTGGTAATTGTTAAATGTCATTATATAAACGAAGAAGGAGCTTGTAAATGCTAGCTAATAATTGGAAACAAAATCTTCATTTAGAACCTATTAAAGGATGGCTAAATGATCCTAACGGATTAGCTTATTTTAATGGTAAGTATCATATTTTTCACCAATATTCATTTGAAGTTAATGGTGGGCTAAAATTATGGTACTACTATACTAGTAGTGATTTAAAAAATTATGAAGATCGTGGCGTTTTCTTAACACCAACTATTGAAGAAGAAACTCATGGTGTGTATTCAGGAAGTGCCAATATAGAAGATGGAAAATTAGTCTTCTATTACACAGGAAATGTGAAATATCAAGGAGATTATGACTACGTTCATGCTGGTCGCGGTCATAATACCATATCTTTTGAAACGGAAGATGGAATTAATTTTACTGAGAAAAAATGTCTATTAACAACAGATGATTATCCTAATATGTCAAATCATGTTAGGGACCCAAAGATATTTGAAAAAAATGGAAAAAAATATCTAGTGCTAGGTGCTAGAGATAGTAATGATTATGGATGTTTATTAGTATACGTTAAAGATACTCTTAAACCGTATAAAACTATTTATTCACAAAAAAATCTAGGCTTTATGTGGGAATGTCCTGATTATTTTGAAGTAGATGGAAAAGAAATATTTATGTTCTCACCTCAAGGTATTACAAGAATGTACCCATATTATGAAAATATGTATCAAATTGGATATTCTGTAGTTGAAGATGGAATTGAGAATGTTGATAAACTAGATAACTTCACACTATTAGATTATGGACATGATTTTTATGCATCACAAACATTTCTAGATGAGGATAATAATCGTGTACTAATCGGTTGGATGTATGTGCCGGATAGTAGTTATACAAATCCGACTACAAAGTTTGGATATCAAAACTGTTTAACTGTACCTCGTGTAGTAAATTTCAAGGACGGTAAAGTTAGACAAACATTACATAAATCGGTAAAAGATTTATTAGGTAAGGATATTAAAACTAATCACTTTAATAAGAATACATGGTATTATAAACAAGAACATGGAGAAAGTTTTAAGATCAGTGTAGCTGATTTTAAAGTTAGCTATGAAAATAAAGAATTAAAGATTTCTTTTGGTATTAGTGGTTACGGAAGAAATGATAGAAAATATAAATTGGATTTAGAAGATGTAGAAATAGTATTTGATAGTTCATCAATCGAATTATTCGCTAATGGTGGGTCATTTACAATTTCGACAAGATTCTATCCAGAAAATCACGATGTAAAAATATTAGCTACTAATTATGTAGCAAAAGAACTTGGAGCAATCGAAATTAGAGAGGAGAACTAAAATGGCAGTTTTATGCATAGGAGAAATGCTAATTGACTTTATCGGAGAAGGAGTAGGAACTATCGATAAAGTAAAATCATTTAAAAAAGAGGCTGGAGGCTGTGTAGCCAATGTTGCGTGTGTAGCGCAAAAACTAGGTCATAAGAGTTATTTATTGACATCATTAGGACAAGATGGTTTTGGTGATTTCCTAGAAAATACGTTAAAAAATGAAAATGTAGACTGTAAATATGTAAGCCGTAAAGCTGACAGTTTCACACCATTAGCATTTGTTTCTTTAGATGAAACTGGAGACCGTTCATTTAGTTTTTACTTTAAAGGTTCTTCAACATTAAGTATTAGTAAAGAAGATGTTGAGAAAGTAGATTTATCAGAAATTGAAGCAATTCACTTTGCAAGTATCGCAATTCAAGAAGAATCAAAAGCCAGCCATCATTTATTACTGAAAAAAGCTAAAGAATTAGGAGTGTTAATTTCTTTTGATGTTAACTTACGATTCAATCTTTGGGATGATCACAAAGTATACCTTGAAACTATTAAAGAATTCTTACCTTATGTTGATGTAATAAAAGTTGCTGATAATGAATTAGAATTCATAACAGGAACTACTAATATCGAAGAAGCATTAAAAAAAGATTTCAGCCACATGAAAGTTGTTCTTTATACTAAAGGGGAACATGGGGCAGAAGTTTACTATCAAAATCATAAAGTAGTAACTGAAATACCTGATATAAAAGCTGTTGATACAACAGGGGCAGGGGATGCTTTCGCTGGTTCATTCTTATCTAAATTATTAAATCAAAAAGACATTAATAATATTACAGAAGAAGAATTAGCTCAAATGGCAACTTTTGCGACAAACTATGCTAGTTTAACAACTACAAAAATAGGTGCAATTTCAAGTTACTTAACAGAAGAAGAATATAATAGTTTAATATAATTATAAAGGGATTTACCTGAAAGTTCTTTAAAAAAGTTTGTATAAAAGCTTAAAGATGAAGTGGTTTGTTGATAACTAAATTCGTTTTATAAAAGCTATTTAGGTATCTAATAAACTTTGAGGGAGTGACTCAACAAAATTGATTTCTCTGAAATCATGAGTTTTGAGTCACTCCTTTATTTTTGTAATCTTTTTTATTTTAAAGTAAGCTCTACTTAATAAGATTAAATTGTAATATAGATTTTTTTAATAATAACAGAATAATTTGTTATTATATTATTATTTAATTGCAGTTGATATTGAAAAAAATTTTTGTTATACTACAAGTGATAATATTGAGTAAGAGTAAAGGTTTTACATGTTGTCATATCAATAAAGGGAGAGTTTGTTATGAAAAATTTTATGAGAATACTGTATATTGTTATTGCTGTTATAGTAATGGCTGGGTGTAGTGAGAAAAATACTAAAGAAGATTATGATATTTCAATAATATCAAAGAATAAAGTATCACTTTTTAAACTGGAAAATGATTCTATAAAGTTACATAAAGAGATAAAAAGAAGTGAAGATTATGGCTTTTTAAAAGAAGATAATTCTGAGCCGTATACATTCACACACTATAAAAATAAAATATATGCTACAACTTTATTTGCTAATAGTTTTAATATAATAGAATATGATGAAAATTTTAAAGAGATAAATAAAAAGGAGATTAAAAAAGAGGGGGTTAATGTTATAAATGATATTCAAGTTTACAAAGATAATATATATATTCTTGGCGGAAATATAGATAAAAATAATCAATTAAGAAATTTGATATGGAAGTTTGATATGAGTTACAAACTTATGGAAGAAATAGATTTAAATTATAGCCAAGGAGCATACATGAGATTTTATATAAAAGATGATGTTATTTATTTAACTCAAAACTCTCAAGGCTTAACAGGTAAAAATGAACCAAAAGGTAGTAATAAATTATTAAAATATGATTTGAATACAAAAAATAATGAGTTGATAACTTTAAACTATGCTTATCCTCTAAATATTTATCCAGATGGGGATAATCTAATAGTAGAGCATTATAGTTTATATGTTCCTAATTATACATGGACTATTTTAGATACAAAAAATAATATACAAAAAATTATTTATTTTAATGATAGACCTAAAAATGAAGATAACCCCCCGTTTTTCAATCAAGATAAAATGAATTATTACTTCTTATTCTATGATAAACTGTATATTTATGATAAAAAAACACTAGAAGAGAAGGTTTATAATTTATCTGATTTTAATATAACGGATGCATATATATCAGTTATTAAAAATGATGAATAATGTGTTGATATAGCAAGAAAATTTATCA is part of the Gemella haemolysans ATCC 10379 genome and encodes:
- a CDS encoding carbohydrate kinase family protein; amino-acid sequence: MAVLCIGEMLIDFIGEGVGTIDKVKSFKKEAGGCVANVACVAQKLGHKSYLLTSLGQDGFGDFLENTLKNENVDCKYVSRKADSFTPLAFVSLDETGDRSFSFYFKGSSTLSISKEDVEKVDLSEIEAIHFASIAIQEESKASHHLLLKKAKELGVLISFDVNLRFNLWDDHKVYLETIKEFLPYVDVIKVADNELEFITGTTNIEEALKKDFSHMKVVLYTKGEHGAEVYYQNHKVVTEIPDIKAVDTTGAGDAFAGSFLSKLLNQKDINNITEEELAQMATFATNYASLTTTKIGAISSYLTEEEYNSLI
- a CDS encoding glycoside hydrolase family 32 protein gives rise to the protein MLANNWKQNLHLEPIKGWLNDPNGLAYFNGKYHIFHQYSFEVNGGLKLWYYYTSSDLKNYEDRGVFLTPTIEEETHGVYSGSANIEDGKLVFYYTGNVKYQGDYDYVHAGRGHNTISFETEDGINFTEKKCLLTTDDYPNMSNHVRDPKIFEKNGKKYLVLGARDSNDYGCLLVYVKDTLKPYKTIYSQKNLGFMWECPDYFEVDGKEIFMFSPQGITRMYPYYENMYQIGYSVVEDGIENVDKLDNFTLLDYGHDFYASQTFLDEDNNRVLIGWMYVPDSSYTNPTTKFGYQNCLTVPRVVNFKDGKVRQTLHKSVKDLLGKDIKTNHFNKNTWYYKQEHGESFKISVADFKVSYENKELKISFGISGYGRNDRKYKLDLEDVEIVFDSSSIELFANGGSFTISTRFYPENHDVKILATNYVAKELGAIEIREEN
- a CDS encoding glycerophosphodiester phosphodiesterase — protein: MDFKIYNLFSNVLKNINRYKFTYISIAAIIQLMLICGLWIISRIFQLALTLAGEEHLDKNNILHILTNPYSFVILNLLVLIVAFFMFIEFSILTFTIYGQLTEKQYSFRSILDNAWNKTKNLAGFQTLFFIFYFLITIPTINLGVKSVLAKNLFIPKFISSEIMKTNSGLIIWGLIMIVFAYLNLRLIFTLPLTAVGDENILDSIKRSWELTKTGKRKLVFTILLFEIIYLLIAAVLTGVITYICIYFDNDGNNPIIQTLFFSSVSGIIFFLGVISKITVITSLITVLIDHNEISEKLVNNLNENKKKSRLVVTFTTVIIVVAVLINGFNIYGNGVNKNIKTIAHRGYVAKGVENSIEALEGAAEVGADYVEFDIILTKDNKFVVMHDFNLKRLVGLNKRVQDMNFDEVVGLTIKQGDFSSKIPSLEEFVNKAKELNMNLVIELKPHGAEPPNYIDILIDEVKRLKLENYKFMSLNSKVMEELETKVPNLETGYVIPLQFGNFHHSNVDFFVIEDFSYRDHLVEQARKENKHVFVWTINNPALITKYLQSPADGIITDEPELVKEEKDILENHYSYFDKILRLVNFR